Part of the Trypanosoma brucei gambiense DAL972 chromosome 8, complete sequence genome, TGGGACTTGCGAGAGCTGAACATCCGGACGTTTGGTTACACTTTTGTAGACACGCTACCCACCATGATGGACGTCCTTGGAGTGGAGGTGAACTCCCGCACTAATGCGGTCTGGCAACTTCCAGACTACTCATTATCAAAGGATTCATACGGGGCGTTGCGGCAGCCGCTCTCGGATGTGCGGTTCGGGGTTGGTTGGGGTGGTGATCACGATTTAGATTCCTTCATGGTGTTTTTAGACGAAAAGAATAATTACGTAGACCACATTAACCCAAAACCGGTTAAGCTACAATCGAGATTCCCACACACCGCACGTCATTCGGGGGATGCGATTAATGGATATAGTGCCGTGGGCGATGAAGAATTTATTGACCTAGTCACGTACCGCCTCCCGTTGGAGGTGCACACAATTATATTCGGTGTGTGTTACGTAGAGGGCGGCCGTAGCACAAGGAGCATTATGGATGTGCCTAAGTTCTACATGCGGCTGCAGAATCGCACAGCAGCATGGCCGAACGCCATTGAAGTAGACCGCTGGAATGTTCATGAGGAAATAAAGCGGGCagatgaggaaagaaaaaggttgaAGGAAGCGCAGCTGCAAGGCTCCAAGTCAGCGGACAACCTTCCAAAGGTTAGTGAGTTGTCCTCACGCCTCTTACACACCTACAAGGGAGCCGACGGTAAGATGTTTCCCGTGCGTGCGCTGGTGCTCGGCATGATGGTCAAAACTGCAGAAGCTCCGCTTAGGGAACTCTACCCGGAGGCTTGTGCTCAGAAGCCTGAAGGGGGgttggaggaagtggaaCGGCGAAATTCGAGCGGATCTCCACGTGACTCCGACGCTCAAGTAGCaacggaagaggaggacgGGAATGCAGCGGGTGCTGATCCGCTTCCAGAAAGCGATACTGTTGTTTCCGTGTTTCAGTACCTCCCCATTCACGAGTACGTTCCCATCAGCAATGCAAAAGGGTTTGTGGAAATGATGCCGTATATGCGCTGCATAGCAAAGTACTGTCGGAACAAGCCTAGCAGCAATTTAGCAACTCGAAGTAGTGCGGATCAGAATATTAATAACCCACTACGACTGCAAACCTTCCAACCGCAGCTAAACACACAGACTTCTATGTGGGATCAGGTACGAGCTTCCAGTGGAGTGCTTTCCTACCACGCCGTGAGGGTGCAGTTTCTTGAGGTGCGGCATCTGCAACCGGAGCTGCCACACGTATTCAAGTGCCACGGTGAGGTGTGGGTATGCGAAAAGACACCCTTTACGGAGAAGCGCTCACTAACCGTATACGACCAACCAACCTTCCGCACACCATACTTAATGCACAGGCAGAACATGCAGTGGGACGAAAGCAACCCAGCCACGGCCGCGTTACTCTTCGTACGGGAATTTGATCGTATCCGTGTGGTTATATACGAGCGCGCCGCCTTCGGCTACGTGGACATTGACCTTATGGATATTAACGAGTTGTGGTCACAGAACCCGCAACCTGATCTGTTCGTGCCAAATGCAACGCAGCCGGCGAGTCTTATGTCCGCCACCCCGGCGCAGGACCGGTGGTTTCAGTTAAGCGGTGGACCACTTAGTGATGGGTTAGTGCGGCTGCGCATATCTCGTGCTCCGATTGGAAAGCTGCTCGAGGAGAGTGAGCGAACCattgcagcagcaaagaagaaaaggcgaGACCATGCGAGGGctgtggaggaagaaaaacatgaGGCTGCTAGAGAAAGATACTCAGGACCGTGCTGCATCATGTAATGGTTGGAACCGGAGTTGTCGTTTGCTTTGCTCTACCTCTTGTCGACATCACCAATATGGTATATTATAGAATAACTCCCATTTCGTTAGATGTTGTGTGTTGAAGTTATGTATTCGAGGAATTTCTTCCAGCGTTGCGATTTCGCATTGCATGACGCTCCCCGTACCGTTTCCACCTTTTTACtttggtgatgttgcaaCTAAAAAAAGGTTCTCCAATGCAGAGATGCAGTTGCAGAGGGACATTTTGCTCCcgtccctcttcttcttttattgtttctcgCCACAGTGCTACTCTTATACCTACTGTTTGCCTTTACCCACCTCGCTACTTTCCCTACACCCCCCGAAGCAAAGCCAAGCAGTCACACCCATAAACATACGAAGCacagtgcaaaaaaaaaaagaagtcttTTATGGCCGACGAGGAACCACGCGACATTAAACTTGATCTT contains:
- a CDS encoding mitochondrial hinge protein, putative, which codes for MTLPVPFPPFYFGDVATKKRFSNAEMQLQRDILLPSLFFFYCFSPQCYSYTYCLPLPTSLLSLHPPKQSQAVTPINIRSTVQKKKEVFYGRRGTTRH